One genomic segment of Paraburkholderia phymatum STM815 includes these proteins:
- a CDS encoding DNA-methyltransferase, with protein sequence MVGKDASTEEIVAAVKRSVGAAPTSSVRSYLSLNTPTTFERVGRGRYRLRSASLLDHHATRETKILKLGQATLHQGDCFEWLASQKPSSVHAVVTDPPYGLVEYTAKETAKLRAGKGGVWRIPPSFDGHQRAPLPRFTVLTDTDRQALHAFFKRFGTLIGRVAVPGANVVIASNPLLAHIVAEAMGLAGLELRGYIARQVMTMRGGDRPKNAHEEFDGVSVMPRSQWEPWVVLRKPLEGRVQDNLRRWGTGGFRRPSKERPFGDLIKSHPTPASEKKIAPHPSLKPQAFMRQIVRAVLPLEEGIVLDPFMGAGSTLAAANAVGYQSCGVELDEEFFALAAKAVPKLAAIPVRDLDAE encoded by the coding sequence ATGGTCGGAAAGGATGCGTCAACAGAAGAGATCGTGGCCGCAGTAAAGCGCTCTGTCGGAGCGGCGCCGACATCATCCGTGCGATCTTATTTGAGTTTGAATACGCCGACGACGTTCGAGCGCGTTGGTAGAGGTCGTTACCGGCTAAGAAGCGCTTCGCTCCTCGACCACCACGCTACCCGTGAAACCAAAATATTGAAACTCGGACAGGCCACGCTACATCAGGGCGATTGCTTTGAATGGCTCGCAAGCCAGAAACCTTCTTCTGTTCATGCGGTCGTCACCGACCCCCCCTACGGCCTGGTTGAATACACCGCCAAGGAAACGGCAAAGCTGCGGGCAGGAAAAGGCGGAGTCTGGCGCATTCCGCCATCTTTTGACGGCCATCAGCGGGCACCATTGCCTCGCTTCACCGTTCTGACCGACACAGATCGGCAGGCGCTGCACGCGTTTTTCAAGCGCTTCGGCACTTTGATCGGTAGGGTCGCAGTGCCCGGCGCGAACGTCGTCATTGCCTCGAATCCGCTCCTGGCTCACATCGTGGCAGAAGCTATGGGCCTAGCTGGGTTGGAGTTACGTGGATATATCGCCCGCCAAGTAATGACGATGCGTGGTGGCGATCGTCCCAAGAATGCGCATGAAGAATTTGACGGCGTATCGGTTATGCCGCGTTCTCAGTGGGAGCCATGGGTAGTGCTTCGCAAGCCGCTTGAGGGCCGAGTGCAAGACAACCTTCGACGTTGGGGAACAGGTGGTTTCCGCCGCCCCTCGAAAGAGCGTCCCTTCGGTGATCTTATTAAGTCTCATCCGACGCCCGCGAGCGAAAAGAAAATTGCGCCACATCCTTCACTCAAACCCCAGGCATTCATGCGGCAGATTGTCCGCGCGGTCCTGCCCTTGGAAGAAGGGATCGTGTTAGATCCCTTCATGGGCGCCGGCTCGACCCTTGCTGCGGCCAATGCGGTCGGATATCAAAGTTGCGGTGTTGAACTGGACGAGGAATTTTTCGCTTTGGCTGCCAAGGCTGTGCCAAAGCTCGCGGCCATTCCCGTGAGGGATCTTGATGCCGAGTAG